The sequence ATCAATTCATTTCCCTCTCTTCATTTCTAAATTCCGAATCTAAATTCTAGATATGTATTTTGTAtacgaattctgaaactgaactgaaagtaaattctgaaaccgaatttcGGAATTAAATTATGGTTCAGgagtcagttccaaaattctggtTTGGAGCTCATATCTaaaattttggttcaaaatgCAGATCTAGAAAtcatatcttgaattttgtGGCATAATTCTGAAGTTGAACTCCTGAGTCAGAATTTTAGACACCAATCCCGAACTCAAACCACGGCACTAggttcagttccaaaatatagAATTTGGATTCAATTCCAGAGTCTTAGTTTGCCTTTCGAACCTGTatcctgaaactaaattctgaaaaccAAACTGTGTAGGTACAAAATAATCGGTACATAGCAGGCCATGACTTCTACAATGGGTGCAGCTGCGCTGGATTATTCCAAGTATTAAACATTATTATTGTATTTATTCAAAAGCTTgattaattttgtaaaaatcatatttacaacacttttttgtagaatttgtcagttttcgactacagccatttgaaaaaatttgtgaaaacatTAGAGACCCTTTTcagaagacagtctagatcatttttgggaaaacaaagtatgcgaagtgtttttttttttcgtcacgAAGTTTTTATGTGcagccaacatttgttcgagtttgcgcaaaattcattcattttaaAGTAAGAcgtgttcacgacaaaaagtttcAGTAAAAACCGGTCTCGTTTTGATATAAACGCGATTAGTACCAAACTGAATCGACTCAGAGTCATCCCGCTAACTGTAGTTGAAAAAGTATGtatacaaagtcaatccatggatTGAAATAATTgcggtttataagatatttaaggTGTCCGGCTTAGCCCCGGTCTTCTCTAAGTTATTGAAAACTATGGTTCAATTAaacaaaattgatattttagaTGATAGTCACACATAGTCTACTCTTTGTTTGAAGACAGCACTATTTTCAACGTCCAGGCGAGTTTCAATTGCAATCTGTCGATCTCATTTTTGGGCGGAAATTCCACTTGAATGGCCTTTTCTGTTGGTTTCCactgtaaaaaaaatcgatgatgcAATTGCTAGTtaataaactaaaaaaaatgtctTACCTTTAAGCTTGTGTTGAAGCCCAGCATAGAAATCGTAACCACATTTCTgtacatttcaccgaatgctcCCAACTGAACGTTATTGGTTTTAAAGGGATAGTTTAGTACCATCGCGTAAACCGTAGTAAAACCAACATCACTTCGCCGAGCTGATGGACCCCTGGTAGTGTACCAAACATCGGCGGTCAAGGTGTCATTCTGGTAGGACCAAGGTTTGGACTTGTAGATTGCTTCCCCATTGGTTTTGAGCCATCTGAAAGTGCATCTGGGTTACAGCACTGGGTTCCCAATAACAATCACACTCACCTACCGGCCCATATCAGTCAGACGTTCGGCAAATATCGGATCAATTGTCCCGTACTTGGTGGGACCCACATTGATAAGAATGTTACCCCCGCAGCTTACTGTACTGGCAATCTCGGCAATCAGCTCCGAAGAGCTCATAAAATCTTCCAGTTTTGCATTCTGCCGGTGCCCCCAGCTCATCTTATCGATTGTCATTGCGTTTTCCCATTTGTGCGGCTGGAGAACTCCTATCAGTAGagtattcaattcaatttcaatATGCCAAAAATAGAATGACGAAaaattagatttctacctggatTGTAACGATCGGAGCAAGTGTAGAAATCTCCGTGTAAACACAGCGTTCCGATTCCCCAGCGATCGTTGGTCACCACGGTGTCCTTGACGGGGGATTCATTGTACAGCCAGGTGAAGAATTCCTTCGCTTTCCAGTAACCGTCCGGTGCCTCCCAATCGCCATCACTCCACAGTACTTCCGGTTTGTACGTGTTGATCAACTCTTTCAGCTCCGGCCAAACTTTGCTGTCGACGTAGTCATGCTTGAGAAAAGCGTGCAGCTTATCGTCGTGATAAAGCCGATTGAACCATTCGAACAGCGAATAGTAAACTCCGAAGGTCAGATTCGAGTTCTTTCGGATGGCACTCGAAAGCTCACCGATTATGTCCCGATGTGGACCGACGTCAACCGAATTCCAACTGTAGGTGTACTTCGATGGCCACAAAGTGTATCCCTCGTGATGTTTGCTCGTCAGAACTACGTACCGGGCCCCGGACTGGGCAAACAGCTCTGCCCATTCGGTGGCGTTGAACAATTCCGCAGTGAAGTCACTCGCAAAATCCTGATAGGTAAAATCCGGTTTGTAATTGTTTGCCATGTAGTTCACGTAGGCCTCGTACTTGTAACCTAAGAACGAAAGTTTTTAAACGGTTTTTACATGTAATTCCACTTCGTAAGCCAACTAACCTTTCCAATTGATCCAGAACCACTCGGAACCGTAGCTGGGAACGGCGTAGACTCCCCAGTGAATGAAAATTCcgatttttgcatcgtcatacCACTTCGGCAGCGGTCTCGAATCCAAACTGGCCCATGTAGGTTCATAATTTTTGATTCGTTCCTGTTTCATCAAACGATTATGCTTCACCAAATTACCGATCGTCAGTTGAGAGCATATCACCAGCAGCAACAATAAACGTCTCACACGAACTTCCATCTGTGCGTTGATAAATTGGACTGATAACTGAACTGGCTGCCGGCGAAGATGAGACTGTACTGAAGATTCAGTCTGTGTTCGGTCAGTTGGAATTGATATGGCGACGGTACTAACTGGAAGATCACTGGGGTGGatccgtttttttttggaatttagGAAACAAATATGAAAGTACGTTTTGTTCTTTACCATCAGAGATCAGGGGCGGCAAGTTCCAAAAATATTGGGAgggcaactaaaatttaaagcgaaagaaAAGAGTAGAgtgattaaggagtgtatcgaaaataagctatccacaacttttgtcgtgaataatacgacttactttactatggggcgccttttcaaaatttaccctgtacaagaatgggcagaactttatcgcgaatatctctcgaTGTACtcaacccaacaacatattttttttctactagctgtcggaaatataatcaggaatttgtgattaaattttcaacagcgtcagataaccataaataactgaaaaacaaagttttcgaaaacttttggaaataatgaggaaaattcatcacgtttgcttgccttttttcGCACCCAGAccacggttttgaggtagtaaagcgcatatcagttccgattatctcctgaacgagtataaaaggtaaactttgattgaaaattgttcatttcttctattgcttcagacggaactggatgtcgaggtgaggttctcccaccaacattagtaagaacaaaccaagtagaAAGCGTGACACGTTCAGGTcgggctttcatttggacttcgatcgtcaAAAGCAACTGTCGCCAGTAATGAGAGCAAAAtttttgcgtggtacaaaacctcaaacgcacagaccgcagagccagtttcccttcgaagaaaatcgattgcatcatcctgctgctgttcgtttgcattggagcaaaatacagcgAAAAATGAATCCCGTGCagccttttgaaaatttctttcactgaaatattcaagTCTAAAATGAAGTAATCgatatcaaaattctgtatgttgctatttagAATCATAATTGTATACCtacagaattatgcgaaattttccttcactatactgtatacggcccatttttcaaccagttgtagtttttagtagaactttctgctgatttgctatataaaatgcatagcaccgactctgAATAGATTCGAACTAAACTcgccactctccatcacgaacgccttaaCAAACGGTTTTttgcagaaccaccattattttatcataaataacTATACTGATTAGcttgtaatatttaattgtatgtcagaatgtttaatgtaactaagctgtactttagtttaggtgtatcgtttcaagtaATCAAAAAGGgaaaaagcttgcacaattcacacaatcgatcaattaattgatattcggaagtataaagaaggaatttcagttttattcgtattcacgacatccagttatgtctctgacattacacacccgtactttttctttcaaattatgataaaaatattttattcaaactaaaaattgatcctttattgtacgagattAAACTTGGTCATATTGAAaactggatgaaatttaagttattccttcacgaattttcaaacttttgatcgaacgctcttcatcaagctcCGGACAagagttgcatcgcattttttggacgcttgagcaaaaaatgttcccagctgccttaccagtcttcttggagACCCTCtttacgattgcccagtaacgtttgatgggtcgaagctgagggcaatttgatggattgatatttttttttgggtcgaagctgagggcaatttgatggattgatattacgacgacagtaaagttttgtggacctggaagggtttttgagtcctcctttacataagtctccacgtccatcaaaacgcatgcatccggacactgcaaaagatgcgaatataatttccgggcccttgttgctgctcgcttcttctgttctacactttgtttcgagattttctgcttcctgTAGGTCCTcagatgatttcgcctcttgatacgctggaccattccgacactcgttcctgcaaatcacgtattgacattgatttattcttcgtgattagagataccactttctggtccagttttgggttggaagaaccgggttttctgcctctttctgaaagctcatccaaagaatagtgtt comes from Malaya genurostris strain Urasoe2022 chromosome 3, Malgen_1.1, whole genome shotgun sequence and encodes:
- the LOC131435791 gene encoding putative alpha-L-fucosidase, translated to MVKNKTYFHICFLNSKKKRIHPSDLPVSTVAISIPTDRTQTESSVQSHLRRQPVQLSVQFINAQMEVRVRRLLLLLVICSQLTIGNLVKHNRLMKQERIKNYEPTWASLDSRPLPKWYDDAKIGIFIHWGVYAVPSYGSEWFWINWKGYKYEAYVNYMANNYKPDFTYQDFASDFTAELFNATEWAELFAQSGARYVVLTSKHHEGYTLWPSKYTYSWNSVDVGPHRDIIGELSSAIRKNSNLTFGVYYSLFEWFNRLYHDDKLHAFLKHDYVDSKVWPELKELINTYKPEVLWSDGDWEAPDGYWKAKEFFTWLYNESPVKDTVVTNDRWGIGTLCLHGDFYTCSDRYNPGVLQPHKWENAMTIDKMSWGHRQNAKLEDFMSSSELIAEIASTVSCGGNILINVGPTKYGTIDPIFAERLTDMGRWLKTNGEAIYKSKPWSYQNDTLTADVWYTTRGPSARRSDVGFTTVYAMVLNYPFKTNNVQLGAFGEMYRNVVTISMLGFNTSLKWKPTEKAIQVEFPPKNEIDRLQLKLAWTLKIVLSSNKE